Proteins from a single region of Haloarcula laminariae:
- a CDS encoding plastocyanin/azurin family copper-binding protein — MKRRDILKTAGVLSTGGAVGLAGCSSSGDGEGSTDSPPPNTVLMITEGGDYYFDPIGQFVETGETITFEIQSGRHSATAYHEEITSASVTRIPEGASTFNSGTMSNAGATYKHTFDTAGTYDYFCIPHKSVGMVGRIVVGEPGGPAEGSMPPDGSVPEGQSIVDQGSISYNQFTE, encoded by the coding sequence ATGAAACGTAGAGATATTCTCAAGACAGCAGGCGTACTCTCCACAGGCGGGGCAGTCGGTCTCGCTGGTTGTAGTAGTTCAGGAGATGGTGAGGGGAGCACTGATTCACCACCACCAAATACTGTTCTGATGATTACTGAGGGTGGAGATTATTATTTCGATCCGATAGGACAATTCGTCGAGACTGGCGAGACCATAACTTTTGAAATTCAAAGTGGCCGACACTCCGCGACTGCATACCATGAAGAAATTACTTCGGCATCAGTGACACGTATCCCAGAGGGCGCTAGTACGTTCAACAGCGGCACAATGAGCAATGCAGGTGCCACATACAAGCATACATTTGACACAGCTGGGACATATGATTACTTTTGTATACCCCATAAATCGGTTGGGATGGTCGGTCGGATCGTGGTTGGTGAGCCCGGCGGTCCGGCCGAAGGAAGTATGCCTCCCGATGGTTCTGTGCCAGAGGGGCAATCCATAGTCGACCAAGGCTCTATTTCGTATAACCAGTTTACCGAATGA
- a CDS encoding transcription initiation factor IIB has product MTDDLQTQDTDTAESSIEESDDVNTTPPSDLCPECNGQIVQDESHGEKTCNACGLVLDDEIVDRGPEWRTFESDERNKKSRVGAPTSDLMHDKGLSTLIGWQNKDANGEVIAANKRSRLKRLRTWDERFRTKDASERNLKQAFGEINRMASALGLTEPVRETGGVIYKRAVEEELLPGRSIEGMTTASLYVAARQHGVPRPMGAFADVSRVKQIRIERAFRYLSRELSLPIKPEEPTEYIPQFASSLEVSEEAKRVANEILDVAVQNGVHSGKSPDGLAAASLYAATHITNEKLTQEAVSEVSHKCVTTIRTRYQELLEVYAEHEHL; this is encoded by the coding sequence TTGACGGATGATTTGCAAACACAAGACACAGACACTGCTGAGAGCAGTATCGAGGAATCTGACGATGTCAACACAACGCCCCCGTCCGACCTTTGTCCCGAGTGCAACGGTCAGATTGTACAAGATGAATCCCACGGTGAGAAAACATGCAATGCTTGTGGGTTAGTCTTGGACGACGAGATAGTTGACCGTGGACCAGAGTGGCGGACGTTCGAATCAGACGAACGGAATAAAAAGAGTCGAGTTGGTGCACCTACATCCGACTTAATGCACGACAAGGGCTTGAGCACGCTCATTGGGTGGCAAAATAAAGACGCCAACGGCGAAGTGATAGCGGCGAATAAACGTTCCCGGTTAAAACGACTGCGAACGTGGGACGAACGCTTTCGGACAAAAGACGCATCCGAACGAAACCTCAAGCAAGCCTTCGGTGAAATTAACAGAATGGCGTCGGCTTTAGGACTTACCGAGCCCGTGCGTGAGACTGGCGGTGTAATATATAAACGGGCAGTGGAAGAGGAGCTGCTACCAGGGCGGTCCATAGAGGGGATGACGACTGCATCGTTGTATGTCGCTGCCCGCCAGCATGGGGTACCGCGTCCGATGGGGGCGTTTGCAGACGTGAGCCGTGTCAAACAGATACGAATCGAACGAGCGTTTCGGTATCTATCACGGGAACTCAGTCTCCCAATTAAACCAGAGGAGCCAACAGAGTATATTCCGCAGTTTGCCTCCTCGCTCGAGGTGAGTGAAGAAGCAAAGCGAGTAGCCAATGAGATACTCGATGTCGCAGTTCAAAATGGCGTTCACAGCGGCAAGAGTCCAGACGGACTGGCCGCTGCATCACTCTATGCCGCGACGCATATCACGAACGAAAAGTTGACTCAGGAGGCGGTGAGTGAGGTTTCACACAAGTGTGTGACAACAATTCGCACTCGATACCAAGAGCTGCTTGAAGTTTATGCAGAGCATGAACACCTGTGA
- a CDS encoding winged helix-turn-helix domain-containing protein, with the protein MGDNSGPSTDKPSFQAVFEALDDPDCRAILRETSNTMTANELIDACDIPRSTLYRKLDLLSSASLISERDKINPGGGRVTLYERDFDDVTISMSESGEFSVTVKRSEQTTDERLADIWSKMGDEI; encoded by the coding sequence ATGGGAGATAATTCGGGGCCGTCAACAGACAAACCATCTTTTCAAGCGGTCTTTGAGGCGCTGGATGACCCCGACTGTCGTGCTATTCTCCGTGAAACCAGTAATACCATGACTGCAAACGAGCTCATCGACGCGTGTGATATTCCCAGATCGACCCTGTATCGGAAATTAGACCTTCTGAGTTCGGCATCGCTTATTTCTGAGCGGGACAAGATCAATCCGGGCGGTGGTCGTGTCACACTATACGAACGGGATTTCGATGACGTAACCATCTCAATGAGCGAGTCGGGAGAATTCTCGGTGACTGTCAAACGGAGTGAACAGACGACCGACGAACGGTTAGCTGACATTTGGTCGAAGATGGGAGACGAGATATGA
- a CDS encoding DUF7521 family protein, with the protein MNGVLTAIAVVKLTILLLGGGITYIGFKAYRRTGARSLRVMGVGFGIITLGALLSGIANQIFSVSLELGVLANSVFVAVGLAVIMYSLYIQE; encoded by the coding sequence ATGAATGGGGTACTGACTGCCATTGCGGTGGTGAAGTTGACTATTCTGCTCCTCGGGGGTGGAATTACATACATCGGGTTCAAGGCGTATCGACGAACAGGAGCACGTTCCCTCAGAGTGATGGGGGTCGGATTCGGTATTATTACACTTGGTGCACTGCTTTCTGGTATCGCTAATCAGATTTTCTCTGTCTCGCTCGAACTCGGTGTCTTGGCAAACAGTGTCTTCGTGGCGGTTGGACTAGCAGTTATTATGTATTCACTGTACATTCAAGAGTGA
- a CDS encoding YbhB/YbcL family Raf kinase inhibitor-like protein, protein MNRRRVLQAAGGSLSTLFAGCTSRSEGGKPSLVVTSSALQSGGSLPTRFTCDGAGDSPPFRIEQTPGPTASLAIVSEYDRGPLNEPVFWSIWNVPPETTDIPSGIPRTPTVANLGGARQGRQRGGEVGYKPPCTPPGQSYEHRFQVYALGEMLDLEAGTKHDDSVEAIGSAALASRRFTVTLQRSATTAERVTDQEDSRTG, encoded by the coding sequence ATGAACAGGCGTCGTGTTCTACAGGCGGCTGGTGGCTCGCTCTCGACACTCTTTGCGGGGTGTACGAGTCGAAGCGAGGGAGGGAAGCCGTCCTTAGTTGTCACAAGCTCGGCTCTACAATCAGGTGGATCGCTTCCGACTCGATTCACCTGTGATGGAGCGGGCGACTCCCCTCCCTTCCGTATCGAACAAACGCCAGGACCAACAGCGTCACTGGCTATCGTCAGTGAATACGACCGAGGACCGCTCAATGAGCCGGTTTTTTGGTCCATCTGGAATGTGCCACCTGAAACGACTGATATTCCAAGCGGTATCCCACGTACTCCGACTGTGGCGAATCTTGGGGGCGCCCGTCAGGGTCGACAGCGCGGTGGTGAAGTTGGATATAAACCACCGTGTACACCGCCTGGACAGTCCTATGAACATCGCTTTCAAGTGTATGCGCTCGGTGAAATGCTGGATCTTGAAGCGGGCACAAAGCACGATGATTCTGTCGAAGCCATTGGAAGTGCTGCACTCGCAAGTCGTCGATTCACTGTGACACTGCAGCGTTCTGCAACCACAGCCGAACGTGTAACGGATCAGGAAGACAGTAGAACTGGATAA
- a CDS encoding metal-dependent transcriptional regulator — protein MLSAIMEDYLKAIYYLQSKTAERVRTSDLAEYMGVEQSSVTSMMKKLAERDLVQYEPYQGVRVTENGVPIALEIIRHHRLLERYLTDHLEYDWTEVHDEADRLEHHISSQFADRIAEQLGDPTVDPHGDPIPTADLDVSGEKNGDTLADHQVGDRVQIERVPDRDPDLLRYLSEHGIQPGTVVEVVETTSFGMVTVDPESRDEPVSLPEEVVRSVSTRSLT, from the coding sequence ATGTTGAGCGCGATCATGGAAGATTATCTCAAAGCGATCTATTATCTGCAGAGCAAAACCGCTGAGCGGGTACGGACGTCGGATCTTGCGGAGTATATGGGCGTAGAACAATCGTCGGTTACCAGTATGATGAAAAAATTGGCGGAGCGTGATCTCGTGCAGTACGAACCCTATCAGGGAGTCAGAGTCACCGAAAATGGAGTTCCTATTGCTCTCGAAATCATTCGCCATCACCGGCTGTTGGAACGATATCTGACGGACCACCTCGAATATGATTGGACGGAGGTACACGACGAAGCAGATCGCCTCGAACACCATATCAGCAGTCAGTTCGCCGACCGGATTGCAGAGCAACTGGGGGATCCCACAGTTGACCCACACGGCGACCCGATTCCCACCGCGGATCTGGATGTTTCGGGAGAGAAAAATGGTGACACGCTTGCTGATCATCAGGTAGGTGACCGCGTTCAAATCGAACGGGTCCCGGACAGAGATCCGGATTTACTACGATACTTGTCTGAACACGGGATTCAACCAGGAACGGTAGTGGAAGTTGTCGAAACTACATCATTTGGAATGGTCACGGTTGATCCAGAGAGTAGGGACGAACCTGTTTCACTACCCGAAGAAGTGGTACGTTCTGTATCGACCCGGTCCCTCACGTAG
- a CDS encoding multicopper oxidase domain-containing protein, whose protein sequence is MPSIDYDSAADVTERLEQRLVDSLTGGASVSRRTVLGSLGVAGSAAIGLGSTRAGASTDHEDEDAHGNFGAVGEYQDLDFDPHEFLTAFNTGDSGQDNVPQQVYEEGGRTVREFEFTAVDTTITIAPSVEFQAWAYNGQVPGPTIRAVEGDLIRVRFTNLGRHAHTIHPHLKNLNPRMDGIPQNGPGVLDTGESFTYEWIAQPAGTHFYHCHSLPLKEHIHRGLYGTIIVDPDPERVRENPRDYVNYPGPITDDLRTQLVEEAKSRNHEYAENDAVNEMVMVMNSFDTNFDGGNEVYAVNTRAFAYGVGSTDGNGNWTAGETKRPIQIDKNERQRVYLANATEFDLINSFHTHSQFFDYYDHGTMLTPTRKTVDTIMQTQAQRGIIEIDYSDHDPGLYMFHAHQSEFAELGWMSFFEAV, encoded by the coding sequence ATGCCATCGATAGATTACGACAGTGCAGCGGACGTCACAGAACGGCTCGAACAGCGACTGGTGGACTCACTCACCGGTGGAGCGAGCGTCAGTCGTCGTACAGTACTTGGCAGTCTCGGTGTTGCCGGGAGTGCTGCAATCGGACTCGGCAGTACGCGAGCAGGTGCTTCGACCGACCACGAGGACGAAGACGCACACGGTAACTTCGGTGCGGTGGGCGAATACCAAGATCTGGATTTCGATCCACACGAGTTCCTCACCGCATTCAACACCGGAGACAGCGGGCAGGACAACGTTCCCCAGCAGGTCTACGAGGAGGGTGGCCGAACCGTTCGGGAGTTCGAATTCACTGCCGTCGATACAACGATTACCATCGCCCCTAGTGTTGAGTTCCAAGCGTGGGCATACAATGGCCAAGTGCCGGGCCCGACGATCCGCGCCGTCGAGGGCGACTTGATTCGCGTCAGATTCACGAACTTGGGGCGGCACGCGCACACGATTCATCCGCACCTGAAGAATCTCAACCCGCGAATGGATGGAATCCCCCAGAACGGACCGGGCGTCCTCGATACGGGAGAGTCCTTCACCTACGAGTGGATCGCCCAGCCCGCCGGCACGCACTTCTATCACTGCCATTCGCTCCCGCTGAAAGAACACATCCACCGGGGACTCTACGGGACGATCATCGTCGATCCGGACCCCGAACGGGTCAGGGAGAACCCACGCGACTACGTCAACTACCCCGGCCCGATCACCGACGACCTCCGGACGCAGCTCGTCGAAGAGGCGAAGAGTCGGAACCACGAGTACGCCGAAAACGACGCCGTCAACGAGATGGTGATGGTGATGAACTCGTTCGACACCAACTTCGACGGCGGCAACGAGGTCTACGCGGTGAACACGCGGGCATTCGCGTACGGGGTCGGTAGCACCGACGGCAACGGCAACTGGACGGCGGGCGAGACGAAACGTCCCATCCAGATTGACAAGAACGAACGCCAGCGCGTGTATCTCGCCAACGCCACGGAGTTCGACCTCATCAATTCGTTCCACACGCACTCGCAGTTCTTCGACTACTACGACCATGGGACCATGCTGACGCCGACGCGCAAGACCGTGGACACGATCATGCAGACACAGGCCCAGCGTGGGATCATCGAGATCGACTACTCGGACCACGACCCCGGTCTGTACATGTTCCACGCCCACCAGTCGGAATTCGCGGAACTCGGCTGGATGAGTTTCTTCGAGGCGGTTTAA
- a CDS encoding ZIP family metal transporter, producing MTDTPHDTTTDGGVTTDEEIAQPLGLPRWVFALLPIVLLVLVLGVYAFTSPLAGVQSGEPLPDVTVTHTTLPSDETVVLHVTNNGPESVTISQVLVDEAYWNFRVEGAGGDQTLAPMESAQIVVPYHWNPGWDLEVALVLSDGSTFHNTIVAPSQSPGFSLSLLGTLAVIGLFVGVIPVALGMLWFPYIKTMSDRWLHAVLVFAAGVLGFLAFDAGFEAFELAERIPGAYEGNLLVVFGIFGALLLVQAISAWREGRVAAGNSRASSGLWIAYLVAVGIGLHNLAEGLAIGSSFALGHVSLGAFLVIGFMLHNVTEGPAVVAPVARGERPSLKHFAALGVIAGAPVIFGGWIGSLAYSPTIGAFFLAIGVGAILQVNWEIARMVRDAGGRVASATNLLAFLLGLGVMYVTDLFVVL from the coding sequence ATGACGGATACCCCACATGATACGACGACGGACGGCGGTGTAACGACTGACGAAGAGATCGCACAGCCCCTCGGCCTCCCGCGATGGGTTTTCGCGTTGCTCCCGATCGTGTTGCTCGTGTTAGTCTTGGGGGTGTACGCGTTCACGTCACCGCTTGCCGGTGTTCAAAGCGGTGAACCCCTCCCCGACGTGACGGTCACGCACACGACGCTGCCAAGCGACGAAACGGTCGTCCTGCACGTGACGAATAACGGGCCCGAATCCGTGACGATATCACAGGTCCTCGTCGATGAGGCTTACTGGAATTTCCGGGTCGAAGGAGCTGGTGGCGACCAGACGCTCGCCCCAATGGAAAGCGCACAGATCGTGGTCCCGTATCACTGGAATCCGGGGTGGGATCTCGAGGTCGCTCTCGTACTCTCTGACGGATCGACGTTCCATAACACGATCGTCGCACCGAGTCAGTCACCCGGATTTAGCCTCAGTCTGCTCGGGACGCTTGCAGTTATCGGGCTGTTCGTTGGGGTGATTCCGGTTGCACTCGGGATGCTGTGGTTCCCCTACATCAAGACGATGAGCGACCGATGGCTGCACGCCGTGCTCGTGTTCGCGGCCGGTGTCCTGGGATTCCTCGCGTTCGATGCCGGGTTCGAGGCGTTCGAACTCGCCGAGCGAATTCCCGGCGCCTACGAGGGCAACCTCTTGGTCGTCTTCGGAATCTTTGGCGCCCTCCTCCTGGTCCAAGCGATCAGTGCGTGGCGTGAGGGCCGTGTCGCCGCCGGTAATAGTCGGGCGAGCAGCGGTCTCTGGATCGCCTATCTGGTAGCGGTGGGGATCGGCCTGCACAACCTCGCGGAGGGACTTGCTATCGGGAGCTCATTTGCACTCGGACATGTGTCGCTCGGCGCGTTCCTCGTGATCGGGTTCATGCTCCATAACGTGACGGAAGGCCCGGCAGTCGTCGCGCCGGTCGCCCGCGGAGAACGCCCATCGCTCAAACACTTCGCCGCGCTCGGCGTCATCGCCGGCGCACCCGTCATCTTCGGTGGCTGGATCGGGAGTCTGGCGTACTCACCGACGATCGGTGCCTTCTTCCTCGCGATCGGCGTTGGTGCAATCCTCCAGGTCAACTGGGAGATCGCGCGAATGGTTCGGGACGCAGGCGGTCGCGTGGCCAGCGCCACGAATCTGCTCGCGTTCCTGCTCGGTCTCGGTGTCATGTATGTGACCGACCTCTTCGTGGTGCTCTAA
- a CDS encoding cupredoxin domain-containing protein: MSRKLYNRRIVLRLGAATLATLSTAGCLSGETSSTQTVTMPDNHIFEPKTATVESGETVMWTNESNIQHTVTAYEDEVPNEATYFASGGFGSERAARNRISEGLIAPGKYYEHTFNQPGTYRYYCIPHESSGMVGTIQVG, translated from the coding sequence ATGTCACGTAAGCTCTACAATCGGCGAATAGTATTGCGACTCGGCGCTGCGACTCTGGCGACGCTCAGCACCGCTGGCTGTTTGAGCGGGGAGACATCGTCGACCCAGACCGTCACGATGCCCGACAACCACATCTTCGAGCCGAAGACCGCAACGGTCGAGTCTGGGGAGACGGTAATGTGGACGAACGAGAGCAACATTCAGCACACGGTCACAGCGTATGAAGACGAGGTTCCAAACGAGGCCACGTACTTCGCCAGTGGCGGCTTCGGGTCAGAGCGTGCTGCGAGAAACCGGATCAGCGAGGGACTCATCGCTCCCGGCAAGTACTACGAGCACACGTTCAATCAACCTGGAACGTACAGATACTACTGTATCCCACATGAGAGCTCTGGGATGGTCGGGACAATTCAAGTGGGTTAA
- a CDS encoding SHOCT domain-containing protein, translated as MSADPTSDGLLRAVLLVLAVIVLLPVLMMVFAMPMMGMMGWWWNGGMAGGFSPLWGIGMMLVWVLVLGGIGYLLYRAFAGRTESLTTTDPALRELRIAYARGDLTEEEFEERRSKLSRQGSN; from the coding sequence ATGTCCGCCGACCCCACCTCTGATGGCCTGCTCCGCGCCGTCTTGCTGGTCCTTGCAGTTATCGTCCTGTTGCCGGTATTGATGATGGTGTTCGCGATGCCGATGATGGGGATGATGGGCTGGTGGTGGAACGGCGGGATGGCCGGCGGTTTCTCACCACTATGGGGCATCGGGATGATGCTCGTCTGGGTGCTCGTTCTCGGTGGGATTGGGTACCTCCTATATCGCGCCTTTGCCGGTCGGACTGAATCGTTGACCACCACTGACCCTGCCCTCCGGGAACTCCGGATAGCCTACGCTCGTGGCGACCTCACCGAAGAGGAATTCGAAGAGCGTCGTTCGAAACTCAGTCGCCAGGGGTCGAACTAG
- a CDS encoding DUF302 domain-containing protein translates to MSYTMETSVAGDFDQVVELAVDALEDEGFGVLCDIDIRSTFEEKLGEDFQQYRILGACTPALAHEGLTAERELGALLPCNVIVYETDDGDVTVSAVDPQQLVGIADNDALDSIATDVRNRFERVLSTVGNGTR, encoded by the coding sequence ATGAGCTACACGATGGAAACGTCAGTGGCTGGTGACTTCGACCAGGTGGTTGAGCTGGCCGTTGATGCGCTCGAAGACGAGGGATTTGGTGTCCTCTGTGATATCGACATCCGGAGTACGTTTGAGGAGAAACTCGGTGAGGATTTTCAACAGTACCGCATCCTCGGCGCCTGTACTCCAGCGCTCGCACACGAGGGGCTGACCGCTGAGCGGGAACTCGGGGCTCTCCTCCCATGTAACGTCATCGTCTACGAAACCGATGATGGCGATGTTACCGTGAGCGCTGTCGACCCACAACAGCTTGTCGGCATCGCGGACAACGACGCACTCGACTCGATTGCCACAGATGTCCGCAACCGATTTGAACGGGTGTTATCGACAGTCGGCAACGGGACTCGATAG
- a CDS encoding SHOCT domain-containing protein — translation MTQLNTYIGRTARRLAILAIPLLVATTGTAAGHGGGSYGGGMMGGGGWGLFGGAMGLWGLLWMAMLVALPLYIVWKLWARRDDERGEHSMEVLRERYARGELSDEEFERRREKLERSA, via the coding sequence ATGACGCAACTCAACACTTACATCGGACGAACTGCTCGTCGACTCGCGATACTCGCCATCCCGCTGCTGGTCGCGACGACTGGAACGGCGGCTGGCCACGGTGGCGGGAGCTATGGCGGCGGCATGATGGGTGGGGGCGGCTGGGGCCTCTTTGGCGGCGCAATGGGGCTTTGGGGACTCCTCTGGATGGCGATGCTGGTCGCTCTCCCATTGTATATCGTCTGGAAGCTCTGGGCACGTCGAGACGATGAGCGTGGCGAGCACTCGATGGAGGTCCTACGCGAACGCTACGCCCGTGGTGAGCTCTCGGACGAGGAGTTCGAACGACGGCGAGAAAAGTTAGAACGGTCCGCGTGA
- a CDS encoding helix-turn-helix transcriptional regulator — protein MNRQRADTAASLLIAAIFLFGGALSWQAYQRQRAFEQMGSMMEMGSSMGATHGTSPLWYVFGTLFLSAVVGGGYLLVRDEFTNPDAGTRSQATAASADSSESAASSEEQPDSETPQDTQSEARVLDLLPEDERRILEPVLSSPGLTQIDLRDRSDFSKSKVSQTVSALEKRGLLYRERQGRTYRVYPSDELAESQAG, from the coding sequence ATGAATCGCCAGCGTGCAGATACGGCTGCCAGCCTCCTCATCGCGGCTATTTTTCTCTTTGGCGGAGCGCTCAGCTGGCAGGCATACCAGCGACAGCGGGCTTTCGAACAGATGGGCTCGATGATGGAGATGGGGTCGTCGATGGGTGCTACTCACGGAACAAGCCCACTCTGGTACGTCTTCGGGACGCTTTTTCTCTCCGCTGTCGTTGGTGGCGGGTATCTCTTAGTTCGAGATGAGTTTACCAACCCAGATGCAGGCACCCGTTCGCAGGCCACAGCAGCGAGTGCGGATAGCTCTGAGAGCGCTGCGTCATCGGAGGAACAACCGGATAGCGAGACACCTCAAGATACCCAATCAGAAGCTCGTGTGTTAGATCTCCTGCCGGAAGACGAGCGCCGAATTCTCGAACCGGTACTGTCCTCACCCGGCCTTACGCAAATTGACTTGCGAGACCGTTCGGACTTTTCGAAGAGCAAGGTGAGCCAGACGGTCAGTGCCCTGGAAAAGCGTGGTCTGTTGTACCGCGAGCGGCAGGGGCGAACGTATCGTGTCTATCCGAGTGACGAGCTAGCGGAGAGTCAAGCGGGCTAA
- a CDS encoding amidohydrolase family protein: MSADLVVHDALVLTVDDRNRLYERGTVVVDDGHIVDVHESKNNDAAMAATEVIDGDGKLVMPGLVNAHTHLELTPLIGAFSDLSLQEMMGSMTAIFGRLADDEFDYLVDAGYELAALNFALAGVTTSNSMDVQPDTGAEAFGEAGLRGFFGPVITDLFWDEPVDEQFDRARRFIEEYHDTYGGRIRATICPHDDWSCTRELWERTADLTAKYPDLLVHTHLLELEEGNTMARANGATDSLALLDDVGLLNDRLVAAHFRVADEVDIERTAATGASVAHCPSVFSYWNPDAEMQWTPVPELRAAGVDVGLGIDDHYWHDSYSLFGEARQARLAANLKRTAGQYSSMELVRMLTVDGARALGVGDEIGSVESGKRADLILLDMEKPKFTPLTNIPAHIVNNAAPADVETVIVDGDVVLRDGNPVTMNVDKVRRQAEEAVDRFANETGWELDIGGAEPPGTIDTLREVPKRGPTRLLSRLAFQSVRETFKW, encoded by the coding sequence GTGTCCGCTGACTTGGTCGTCCACGATGCACTCGTCTTGACTGTCGACGATCGCAACCGGCTCTACGAGCGTGGGACGGTCGTTGTCGACGACGGACATATCGTGGACGTCCATGAGTCCAAAAACAACGATGCGGCCATGGCAGCCACGGAAGTCATCGACGGCGATGGGAAGCTCGTGATGCCGGGACTCGTCAACGCCCACACCCATCTCGAACTTACGCCACTGATCGGGGCGTTCAGCGACCTCAGCCTGCAGGAGATGATGGGAAGCATGACCGCTATCTTTGGTCGCCTAGCCGACGACGAGTTCGACTATCTCGTCGATGCGGGATACGAATTAGCTGCGCTGAACTTCGCGCTTGCCGGTGTTACGACGAGTAACTCGATGGACGTTCAGCCCGATACCGGTGCAGAGGCGTTTGGCGAGGCTGGGCTTCGTGGGTTCTTCGGCCCGGTAATTACGGACCTCTTCTGGGACGAGCCTGTTGACGAACAGTTCGACCGCGCTCGCCGTTTCATCGAGGAGTACCATGATACCTACGGCGGTCGCATTCGAGCGACTATCTGCCCGCACGACGACTGGTCCTGCACACGGGAGCTCTGGGAGCGTACAGCAGACCTCACTGCGAAGTATCCCGACCTACTCGTGCATACACATTTGCTTGAACTTGAGGAGGGCAACACGATGGCACGAGCTAACGGCGCCACAGACTCTCTTGCGTTGCTCGACGATGTTGGGCTCCTCAACGACCGTCTCGTGGCTGCACATTTCCGTGTCGCTGACGAGGTTGATATCGAGCGAACGGCCGCGACGGGCGCGTCTGTCGCACACTGTCCCTCTGTCTTCTCGTACTGGAATCCCGACGCGGAGATGCAGTGGACACCAGTCCCCGAGTTGCGAGCGGCGGGCGTCGATGTCGGGTTGGGAATTGACGACCACTACTGGCACGATTCGTACAGTCTGTTCGGCGAAGCTCGACAGGCTCGCCTCGCAGCCAACCTCAAGCGGACCGCGGGACAGTATAGTTCGATGGAACTCGTCCGAATGCTCACTGTCGATGGAGCACGGGCTCTCGGTGTTGGTGACGAAATCGGGAGTGTCGAATCCGGCAAACGAGCTGACCTGATTCTCTTGGATATGGAGAAACCGAAATTCACGCCCCTGACCAACATCCCCGCCCACATTGTGAACAACGCTGCCCCGGCCGACGTAGAGACGGTCATCGTCGACGGAGATGTAGTCCTAAGAGACGGGAACCCGGTAACGATGAACGTAGACAAGGTGCGACGGCAGGCGGAGGAAGCTGTCGACCGCTTTGCAAACGAGACGGGCTGGGAGCTGGACATTGGTGGGGCTGAACCGCCAGGGACGATTGATACCCTTCGGGAGGTTCCGAAGCGGGGGCCGACAAGGCTGTTGTCGCGGCTTGCGTTTCAGTCAGTTCGGGAAACGTTCAAATGGTAA